ATGAATAGAGTGAACCTTTAAAAAGTCTAAAACCAATTGAAACTTTTTGAATTGTTCATCTGTAAAAGTAGAATCTTCACTATCTGCGCTTGCGAAGTGGGTGAAGATTCCTTCCAAATGTACGTGGGTTGCAGCATTAGCTTTTGTAGCAAGTATCAATGCTTCCTCTGGTGAAGCTACACCAATTCTAGACATGCCTGTATCCACCTTTAAATGAATAGAAGCTTTTTTGTGCAATAAAGAGGATTTGACAATGATTTCGTCCATTAGTTCATGGTCAAAAACAGTTAATGTGACATTCTGAAGAATAGCCTCTTCAACTGAACGGGTTGGAGTATATCCAAGAACAAGAATCGGTTCACTGATTCCTGACTCCCTTAATTTGATTGCCTCATCTAAGAGTGCAACTGCTAGATAGTCTGCTCCCATTTGGATAGAAGTCTTTGCAATTTCTACCGCTCCATGTCCGTATCCATCCGCTTTTACTACTGCCATTATTTTTGTAGGTTGTTTAACAAATTGTCTAAATTGAAGGAAATTATGTTTTATATCATCTAATGAAATTTCTGCCCAAGTATCACGATAACTAATTGGTTTCATCAAACTAGCCCCTTTTTAAAATTACCCAATCAATCGAATGAATAACCAAAATCCGCTATTCATTGATTGCTTCGGTCTTGTCAATTTTATAAAAATCCCCCCAAGACAATTCTTGAGGGGATTGGATATGAAATTTAAAATTCTATTAAATAGTAGCAGTTTCTTTTGCTAATGCAGCTTCAACTGATACATAATCATAGCCAAGATCTTTTGCAACTGCTTCATAAGTGATTTCGCCATTTGCCACATTTACACCAAGTTTCAAGGCTGCATTTTCGTTAACGGCTTTAAGAACACCTTTATTAGCAATTTGCAATGCATATGGAACTGTGCTGTTTGTTAAAGCAAATGTTGATGTTCTTGGAACAGCACCAGGCATGTTAGCTACTGAATAGTGAAGAACTCCATATTTTTCAAATGTTGGGTTATCGTGAGTTGTTACATGATCACTTGTTTCAACGATTCCACCTTGGTCAATCGCAACATCGACGATAACAGAGCCAGGCTTCATAGATTTAACCATTTCTTCAGATACAAGTTTAGGAGCTTTAGCACCTGGAATTAATACTGCACCAACAAGTAGATCAGCTTCTGCTACTGCTTCTGCAATGTTAAATGGATTTGACATTAATGTTTTGATTTGGTTTCCGAAAATATCATCAAGTTGACGTAAACGATCAACACTTAAATCGATAATTGTAACATCTGCACCTAATCCAATAGCCATCTTAGCTGCATTTGTTCCAACGATACCGCCACCGATAATTGTTACCTTGCCACGGCTAACTCCTGGAACGCCTGCAAGAAGGATACCTTGTCCACCATGGAATTTTTGAAGGAATTGTGCACCGACTTGAACGGCCATTCTTCCTGCAACTTCGCTCATTGGAGAAAGTAATGGAAGAGTACGGTTTACTTCAACAGTTTCATATGCAATAGCAATAACACCTTTATCTTTAAGTGCTTGTGCTAGTGAAGGTTCAGCAGCTAGATGTAAATAAGTAAATAATATTAAACCTGGACGGAAGTTATCATATTCACTTTCAAGAGGCTCTTTTACTTTCATGATCATATCAGATTGTGCCCAAACCTTTGAAGCGCTTTCAATAATTTCTGCACCGACTTTAGCGTAATCCTCATTTGTAAATCCGCTTCCAAGTCCAGCATTTGTTTCGATTAATACAGAATGTCCTGCTTTTAATAATGAAACAACTCCAGCAGGGGTAAGTGCTACCCGGTTCTCATTGTTTTTTATTTCTTTAGGTACACCAATAAACATATATTGTTTCCTCCTCATAGACATTTAAGTAACTTGCTACCGCTTAAGTATAAGACGGTTCATAAATTATTTCTTTGTTTAGAAAAGAGAAAAAATATATATTTATTTGGTGTTTTACACAAAGAACCTAACCTTGTTGATATTTTTCAACCTTTAAGTCAAGGAATAGAGTCATTTTTTGATTTGGGTCCTTAAAATTAATATCGCCAATCTCAGAAATACGCTTTATTCGGTAATTTAGCGTATTAGCATGTACGTTCAATTCCTTTGCCGCATCATTTATATTGTTATCATTATTAAGGAAGACTTCAAGTGTCTCCACAAGATTGCTGTTGTGCTTTTTATCGTAATCATGAAGGCTCTTCAATGACTGATTTACGTAGTCTTCGCCTTTTCTTTTTTCTAAAATAAAAGTGATTAGTTGATATATTCCTAACTTTTGGTAATTATGAATACCTTTTGTTTCGATAGGGAATTTCTCTTTAATTGAAAAGACGGACAATGTTTCTTGATAGGCTTTGCCAACTTTTTGATAATCTTCGTAAATGCTACTAAATACTGCACTAATATCATTAATTCCGTAACGATCATTCATTTTCCAAGTAAATGACTCAACAAAATGGTCAAGCTCAACAAAAGGATTAGTAATATCTGACGGAGACACCAGTAGAATGAGTTGGTTGCAATCGATTGTATAGAGCATGATTTTTAGGAGATGACTTGTTTTTAATAGGTAGGATATTTGTTGCTCTTCTTTGCTAGTGATATTTTCTGTAAATTGAAAGACTAGGACAGCGAATGATGGAGGAGGTGTGATCTGCAAAGAGAGGAAGTGCTCCATTATTTCCTCTTTTACACTCATGTGACCGGTTAAAAGCTTCCAAAAAAATTCTTGAAAGCGCTCCTCTTTTCGATTTCTTCGCGTCTGAAGCTGTAAGAGCTTATTCTTAGCAGAGTCAGCCGCTTTCTTTAATAACAGTAATTCTTGTTCACTTAAAGTTTTATCAATTTCCAATGCCCAAATAAACCCAAGGATCTCATCTTGTTTCCATATAGAGATAGCAACCCTTGTGCCCAGCCCAATTTCGTCCATCATATTTTTTACTCTGATTGGCTGGTCAGTTTTGAGTAGGGCAGGTATTGTACCTTCTTTCCAGAGCTGATTAATTACTTTTTCAGGTACTTTTCGCCCTATAATAGTAGAGATTCTCGCGGGATCTGTTCTTTCATCATGTGTGCTATAGGCTAGAAGTCGATGATTGGCATCTTCAATAGTAATAGGACACTGAAGTACTTCACTTATGAGATCGGCAAACTCCTCTAAACTATCAAAGGTGGCTTTAAATGGATCATTTTTGATATTATTCATACTTTTTCCCTCGCATTCGGCTTTACAGTGTGCGACTAAACTTCGTTAGTATTATTGTAAATGATTCTTGTTGATTTGTAAAAATCCACAAATCAATAGCTCGATTTTCTCTATTTTTCACAAAAATAAATGTTCACAAATATGTTAGAATATTATTAATTAAGTATTTGAATAGTAATAATCTTCTAATTTGAAAGCGTTATCAACGGATTAAGGGGAGGTTGATTATTGAAAATTTCATTAAAAATTGCTGTTTCTTAAGGTTTTATCTAGTTTTTTTTTGAATAAAAATTAAAACGCTTTCATTTTGGAAAACAAATATAAAGGTACAAAAAGAGTTGATTTTTAAAGAATTTGAATGCATTATTACTATTTTAGTAAAACTTATTATACCATATTAGTGTACTGTTTTAATGAAATAAAGGGGAAAAGAATGAATACGAACAAAGGTTTTTAAACAGGGGGAAAAAATATGAGTAATAACAATCCAAGTAAAGAGCTTCATCGTGGTTTAGAGGAAAGGCATATTACTTTGATGTCTTTAGGAGCAGCGATTGGGGTTGGACTATTTCTTGGTTCAGCTACATCAATTAAGATGGCTGGTCCTGGTATATTGTTTGGATACGCAATTGCAGGGTTAATCATGTTCTTTATCATGAGAGCTCTAGGGGAAATGGCTATCCAAAAACCTGTAGCAGGCTCGTTCAGTACTTATGCTCGTGATTATTTGGGACCAATTGCAGGATTTATTACTGGGTGGAATTACTGGTTCTTATGGGTAGTAACCTGTATGGCTGAGATTACTGCAATAGGTATTTATATGGAATACTGGTTTCCAGGTGTACCACGATGGATTTGGGCACTTGCAGCATTAGTAATCATGGCAACTGTTAATTTCCTTGCAGTAAAAGCTTATGGAGAATTGGAATTTTGGTTTGCTCTTATTAAAATTGTAACCATTATCGCAATGATTGTGCTTGGGGCTGGAATGATCTTCTTTGGAATTGGTAACGGAGGAATTGCCACAGGTATTCATAATTTATGGAGTCATGGCGGCTTATTCCCACATGGAATCAAGGGCGTATTAATGTCATTACAAATGGTAATGTTTGCGTACCTTGGAATTGAAATGATTGGAGTTACAGCTGGAGAGGTGAAAAATCCAGAGAAAAACCTTGCAAAAGCAATTGATACAGTATTCTGGCGTATTCTTCTCTTTTATGTAGGAGCATTGTTTGTTATTATGTCTATCTACCCTTGGGATGAAATTGGTACAAAAGGAAGTACTTTTGTTCTTACTTTCCAAAAAATAGGAATTCCCGGTGCAGCAGGAATCATTAACTTTGTTGTTCTTACAGCAGCACTTTCATCTTGTAACAGTGGTATTTTTAGTACTGCCCGTATGTTATTTAACCTTGCGGGTAATGGAGAGGCTCCAAAGAAATTTGGAAAAGTTACGAAAAATGGCGTTCCAGGTATAGCGGTTATTGCTTCTGCAATCTGTTTACTTGTTGGCGTACTCTTAAATTATATCGTCCCTGCAAAAGTATTTATGTGGTTATCAAGTATTTCAACATTTGGCGCAATTTGGACATGGGGTATTATCTTGTTATCCCAAATTAAACACCGTAAGAGCTTAAAGCCAGAAGAAGTTAAACAATTGAAATATAAATTACCATTATATCCACTTAGTTCTTATGTATCACTTGCCTTTTTAGCTTTCGTTATCGTCGTAATGGCTTTTAGCGCTGATACAAGAATTGCCTTATATATTGGACCTTTATGGATAGCCTTCTTAGTAGCCTTCTATTATTTTAAAGGATTCCATAAAAGGGACTCAGTCAAAAATTCATCTGAAAAACAAGCTAGTTAAATCTTTCTAGTATCAAGAATATATATATTTACAAGAGCAGATCCTAACAGGGTCTGCTCATTTTTTTGGTTATATATACCAATTTTTTTAAAAATGTTGTTTCACAAAACCATAAGAATAGAACTTATCTATTTTGTACTACAAATCTACTATTTTCTCACAGTGGAATATAGTAATATATAGGGATTGAAAATAGTAGAAGATGATTACCTTCGGAGGAAATCTATGAGGAATTTTAAATTTATTGGACTATTTTTGGCAATAGCTAGTCCATACATATTGTTTGAATGCTTTAGGCAAGGATACATAAAAGACCCTTATTTAATTATGCCGAAGGGCCATTTTTATATTGTTAGTGCTGTGGCAGTTTTAGCTGTAATTATTTCCATTTCAGTAGGGATTGCTGGTAAAAGATTGAGGAATATCAAAATAAGCTTTCTTTCACTTTCATTTATCTCCCTTGCTCAGATGTTTCTAGTCCATGGACTCTCAACGCCCGATTTTATCCTTCATGAATCACATCTACCGGGGATTTCATCGCAATTAAGTATTCTATTGGCAACTGTATGGTTATGGTTGTCATCTTTACCTTCTGACAGTAAATTAATTGAATTTATATCGCGGTATGATCATTTTCTTGTTCCAATTTGGATTGTAGCTCTAGGGATTTTTGCGGGGATTGGAATGGTCTTCCCGCACTTAGTTACTATTGTTCCAATGGATGTTCACCCTCTTAACGGGGTAATTACTATGTCAATCATCCTATTAAATTTACTAACATCATATCGATATTTTCAATCATATCGATATTCTAAGTTTCCGCTTCAAATTGCAATTGTTTGCAGTGCTGGTTGGCTGATTGTTTCGCAACTAATTATGGTATTAGGTGTGGTATGGAAACTTAGCTGGTGGATGTACCATATTTTACTGTTAGCATCAATGATTGTGATGTTGATTGGTCTAGTAAAACAGTATTCAGTAAAAGGATCATTGGTGGGCTCATTAAGAGCCTTGTTCACGAACGATCCATTTGAACGGATTACCGGAGGTATTTCCCAAAGTGTTAGAGCATTAGTTATCGCAACTGAAAAAAAAGACACATATACAGCTGGTCATACTTTCAGAGTGACCATGTATGCGTTAAAACTTGGCGAAGAACTAAACTTAGCTCCTGAACAGCTTAGGGCATTAGCGCAGGGAGCACTTCTACATGATGTGGGGAAAATTAATATTCCTGATTCGGTGCTGAACAAACCAGGGAGACTTACTCTTGATGAGAGGATTATTATTGAAAAGCATCCTTTAAAAGGATATGACATGTGTAGAGATCTTGGTTTTATGAAAGAAGAGTTAAGCGTTATACGCTTCCACCATGAAAAATGGGATGGAACTGGCTACCCAAACAAGCTCCAAGGAGAAAACATTCCTCTTTTAGCAAGAGTTACTGCCGTTGTTGATGTTTATGATGCATTAACCTCTGAAAGGTCATACCGAAAAGCCTGGCCTCATCATCAAGCAATGGAATTACTGCTTGAGCAAAAAGGGACACACTTTGATCCGAAATTTGTAGATGCATGGACTCAACTTTGTGAACGTAACCCATCTGTATATCAGTATCCGTCACAAATGATTAATGATGAAACAACAGTTTCGCTACTTTCTTTTTTTTAAAACAATAACTCTATTAAATTTTACTTTTATCAAAACTTGAATGTGTAGCTAATTTATTTGAAATGAAAATTTCGTAAGCTAGAACAAAAAATTAACTGGGCTGTATAAAAAACACTAATAGGGTGTCTGCACTTGCGGATATCCCTATTATTATAGTAATAATTTTGTGTAATTCGACAAAGAAAGACAAATGAATTATTATTTTACACAAAATAAATTGTGCTTTTTATATAGTAATGGTAAAATTACAAATAGAAAGATTCTTTTAATTATTTAGACTTGAAAGCGTTAACATTTAAAAAGAGGAGGTCATGCTTTTTAATTATAAAGTTCATCATTATATGTAAAAAGTTTTACACACCATGAGAAACTCCTCAGAATATAGCTTTAGTTTTATAAAAAATTAAAGTTTATCCGCTTACCACAGAGAACAAATTTTTCGCTTCTTTTATAGATTAAAAAGAATTAACTGATATATCAGAATATAGCAATTATTATTTTTAAAAAATAATACAATTAATTTTAA
The Neobacillus sp. PS3-40 genome window above contains:
- a CDS encoding amino acid permease, with amino-acid sequence MSNNNPSKELHRGLEERHITLMSLGAAIGVGLFLGSATSIKMAGPGILFGYAIAGLIMFFIMRALGEMAIQKPVAGSFSTYARDYLGPIAGFITGWNYWFLWVVTCMAEITAIGIYMEYWFPGVPRWIWALAALVIMATVNFLAVKAYGELEFWFALIKIVTIIAMIVLGAGMIFFGIGNGGIATGIHNLWSHGGLFPHGIKGVLMSLQMVMFAYLGIEMIGVTAGEVKNPEKNLAKAIDTVFWRILLFYVGALFVIMSIYPWDEIGTKGSTFVLTFQKIGIPGAAGIINFVVLTAALSSCNSGIFSTARMLFNLAGNGEAPKKFGKVTKNGVPGIAVIASAICLLVGVLLNYIVPAKVFMWLSSISTFGAIWTWGIILLSQIKHRKSLKPEEVKQLKYKLPLYPLSSYVSLAFLAFVIVVMAFSADTRIALYIGPLWIAFLVAFYYFKGFHKRDSVKNSSEKQAS
- a CDS encoding helix-turn-helix domain-containing protein; the protein is MKNDPFKATFDSLEEFADLISEVLQCPITIEDANHRLLAYSTHDERTDPARISTIIGRKVPEKVINQLWKEGTIPALLKTDQPIRVKNMMDEIGLGTRVAISIWKQDEILGFIWALEIDKTLSEQELLLLKKAADSAKNKLLQLQTRRNRKEERFQEFFWKLLTGHMSVKEEIMEHFLSLQITPPPSFAVLVFQFTENITSKEEQQISYLLKTSHLLKIMLYTIDCNQLILLVSPSDITNPFVELDHFVESFTWKMNDRYGINDISAVFSSIYEDYQKVGKAYQETLSVFSIKEKFPIETKGIHNYQKLGIYQLITFILEKRKGEDYVNQSLKSLHDYDKKHNSNLVETLEVFLNNDNNINDAAKELNVHANTLNYRIKRISEIGDINFKDPNQKMTLFLDLKVEKYQQG
- a CDS encoding HD-GYP domain-containing protein; the protein is MRNFKFIGLFLAIASPYILFECFRQGYIKDPYLIMPKGHFYIVSAVAVLAVIISISVGIAGKRLRNIKISFLSLSFISLAQMFLVHGLSTPDFILHESHLPGISSQLSILLATVWLWLSSLPSDSKLIEFISRYDHFLVPIWIVALGIFAGIGMVFPHLVTIVPMDVHPLNGVITMSIILLNLLTSYRYFQSYRYSKFPLQIAIVCSAGWLIVSQLIMVLGVVWKLSWWMYHILLLASMIVMLIGLVKQYSVKGSLVGSLRALFTNDPFERITGGISQSVRALVIATEKKDTYTAGHTFRVTMYALKLGEELNLAPEQLRALAQGALLHDVGKINIPDSVLNKPGRLTLDERIIIEKHPLKGYDMCRDLGFMKEELSVIRFHHEKWDGTGYPNKLQGENIPLLARVTAVVDVYDALTSERSYRKAWPHHQAMELLLEQKGTHFDPKFVDAWTQLCERNPSVYQYPSQMINDETTVSLLSFF
- the alr gene encoding alanine racemase codes for the protein MKPISYRDTWAEISLDDIKHNFLQFRQFVKQPTKIMAVVKADGYGHGAVEIAKTSIQMGADYLAVALLDEAIKLRESGISEPILVLGYTPTRSVEEAILQNVTLTVFDHELMDEIIVKSSLLHKKASIHLKVDTGMSRIGVASPEEALILATKANAATHVHLEGIFTHFASADSEDSTFTDEQFKKFQLVLDFLKVHSIHIPLQHCCNSAATMKFPKMHLDMVRIGVALYGLYPDASLKKLPIQLKQAMSFKTRIAAIKKVATSQTVSYGCTWRPKQESIIATVPLGYADGLSRQLSNRGSVLIHGKKAMIAGRVCMDQTMIDITDFPHCTLGDEVVIFGENQSSFQSVDDIAELMGTINYEVVCLIGKRVPRVFVDTSSVFELVGSSRATSLR
- the ald gene encoding alanine dehydrogenase, producing the protein MFIGVPKEIKNNENRVALTPAGVVSLLKAGHSVLIETNAGLGSGFTNEDYAKVGAEIIESASKVWAQSDMIMKVKEPLESEYDNFRPGLILFTYLHLAAEPSLAQALKDKGVIAIAYETVEVNRTLPLLSPMSEVAGRMAVQVGAQFLQKFHGGQGILLAGVPGVSRGKVTIIGGGIVGTNAAKMAIGLGADVTIIDLSVDRLRQLDDIFGNQIKTLMSNPFNIAEAVAEADLLVGAVLIPGAKAPKLVSEEMVKSMKPGSVIVDVAIDQGGIVETSDHVTTHDNPTFEKYGVLHYSVANMPGAVPRTSTFALTNSTVPYALQIANKGVLKAVNENAALKLGVNVANGEITYEAVAKDLGYDYVSVEAALAKETATI